The following are encoded in a window of Lampris incognitus isolate fLamInc1 chromosome 15, fLamInc1.hap2, whole genome shotgun sequence genomic DNA:
- the pcare2 gene encoding photoreceptor cilium actin regulator produces MVTDAAKAQIPECVKETEVNAILQEKVRHSEDILVDKHKKLEKRGKNKSTDKRRQAEKQKKASIVHTKVDLPPHMVRAHRAAYDYLNPNISRYDTLMGLLDQAAQTKMSLQPMMKALVMHFEEVNLALEEMAEEGELMLKEHGDYMAWPSGMTGSSDMSNKPTMDTDTSSDPPPDLLHQLLQHSLEKMRLVGNSVQGLGDSTLEEVVEYFASLSRLLGERLHTKQAAEQRLALVLGRVEVAAIKRSNPEDSALHSEDSGIGGENESLTGCERHRRSRGSAGSGSSGSMGNGDGALVTNGNNNNNSWPDSKDDLDVDSLPPPPPEVLMDNSFQSTEMTPGNAEEDPDKSCLEINQRSAVSQRLRASVQNVTVLPNRISVRQRSTGISPPHPVRQDAVMGTQTGQVDLQPETELDQERKKTTTVYQQARKIIHLHNATEFLVKKSQAHRGDFRETSSLQAGAAQLQGGADPYDADVMPSSLPVIAPPVSRVRLPPSCPVVHHRFPSPPAFTVQPTLGSSRPSSRPGSPRALTWAREGNTEEFIPSVSFSHARSVFSQNETWTPSSSSVLPRPWGEPSRGRLPTRGAETSSRRTQSEQRPSSTSQPEVPHDGGKIPSQAKASRPATSSNTERLASPLMTEEDAQSDPSAVTSSA; encoded by the exons ATGGTCACCGATGCAGCCAAGGCACAAATCCCGGAGTGCGTAAAAGAAACGGAGGTGAATGCCATACTGCAGGAAAAAGTCAGACACAGTGAGGACATCTTAGTAGATAAACACAAAAAGCTGGAGAAGAGAGGGAAAAATAAAAGCACAGACAAGAGGAGGCAAGCAGAGAAGCAGAAAAAGGCTTCCATTGTCCATACGAAGGTAGATCTTCCACCACACATGGTGAGGGCTCACCGAGCAGCCTACGATTACCTAAACCCAAACATTTCTAGATATGACACTCTGATGGGTCTTCTGGATCAGGCAGCCCAGACCAAAATGTCTCTCCAGCCCATGATGAAAGCTCTGGTTATGCACTTTGAGGAGGTCAACCTGGCCCTGGAGGAGATGGCTGAGGAAGGGGAGCTGATGTTAAAGGAACATGGGGACTACATGGCCTGGCCATCAGGGATGACAGGTTCATCTGATATGTCAAATAAGCCTACCATGGACACAGACACCTCCTCTGATCCACCTCCAGACCTGTTACATCAGCTGCTCCAGCATTCTCTTGAGAAAATGAGACTTGTAGGTAACTCTGTCCAAGGACTTGGAGATTCCACattggaggaggtggtggagtacTTTGCTTCCCTCTCCAGGTTGCTGGGTGAGAGGCTACACACCAAGCAGGCAGCAGAGCAACGGCTGGCACTGGTGCTGGGCCGGGTGGAGGTGGCAGCCATTAAGAGGTCCAACCCTGAGGACTCTGCCCTACACAGTGAGGACAGTGGTATAGGAGGTGAGAACGAGTCCCTGACTGGCTGTGAGAGACACCGCCGCAGTCGAGGGAGTGCTGGGTCTGGAAGTTCTGGCTCCATGG GAAATGGAGACGGAGCTTTGGTTACcaatggcaacaacaacaacaacagctggcCAGACAGCAAGGATGACCTGGATGTAGACAGCCTACCTCCTCCTCCCCCAGAAGTTCTAATGGACAATTCATTTCAGAGTACAGAGATGACCCCAGGGAATGCAGAGGAGGACCCAGACAAGAGTTGCCTTGAAATAAATCAAAGGTCTGCAGTGTCCCAGCGCCTGAGGGCATCCGTGCAGAATGTGACAGTGCTGCCAAACCGAATCAGTGTGAGGCAAAGATCGACTGGTATCTCACCTCCCCATCCTGTCAGACAGGATGCTGTTATGGGAACGCAGACAGGACAAGTGGACCTGCAACCAGAAACTGAGCTCGATCAAGAAAGGAAGAAGACCACCACTGTATACCAACAGGCACGGAAGATCATCCATCTGCACAATGCTACAGAATTCCTAGTGAAGAAAAGTCAAGCTCATCGGGGTGATTTTAGAGAGACTTCATCCCTTCAGGCTGGGGCAGCTCAGCTACAAGGGGGTGCTGACCCTTATGATGCCGACGTGATGCCCAGCAGCCTGCCGGTGATAGCTCCACCTGTCTCTAGAGTCCGTCTACCACCGTCTTGTCCTGTTGTGCACCACAGATTCCCCAGCCCCCCTGCCTTCACAGTCCAACCCACCCTGGGGTCATCTAGACCGTCATCGCGGCCAGGTTCTCCGAGGGCTCTGACTTGGGCCAGAGAGGGCAACACTGAGGAGTTCATACCCTCTGTGTCCTTCAGCCATGCTCGTTCAGTCTTTAGTCAAAATGAGACCTGGACGCCTTCCAGCAGTTCTGTGCTACCCAGACCATGGGGGGAGCCTTCCCGGGGCAGGCTACCCACACGAGGGGCAGAGACTTCTTCCAGACGAACCCAATCAGAGCAGAGGCCTAGCTCGACTTCCCAACCTGAGGTTCCTCATGATGGAGGTAAAATTCCCAGCCAGGCAAAAGCAAGCAGGCCTGCCACTTCTAGTAACACAGAAAG GCTGGCCAGCCCTCTGATGACAGAAGAGGACGCCCAATCAGATCCAAGTGCCGTAACTTCGAGCGCCTAA